TATTTAATATTTATTTGTTGTCTCCCTCAAATCCTATTTTGCAGAACCCTATACACTATTTTAACCTTTATGCTAGATTAAGACACCACCAAAAATTCAGGGAGTGAAGTTTTGAGGATGGTTTCCCAAATGTCGCTAATTTCCTGCATAAATAGAGTCTATAGTCTTGTGTCTGATGTCCAGTGTCTAAATCACACCCCAGATAATTATTGTATTGACTTTGTATACAAAAGTATGTTATACTAAAAACACAATGAATCTCTCAAATTTCTTAAAGATAGGTAGCGAATATTGTGATAAAGCAATAATCTGGATTGTGTTTTTAATGATTTTAATCATTCCACTTATCTTTGACCCACACATAACCAGTTTTGATTTAGCCAAAGTAACCGCCATGCGGATATTAACCCTTGTTATTATTGGACTTTGGTTATTAAAACTCACCTTTTTCGCTCAAGAATATCAATTCATAAAAACACCACTTGACCTGCCAATTCTTGCCTTTTTAATTATAAGCATAGCCGCCACAATAACCGGGATTCATCCAATAATGAGTTTGGTCGGCGAATATAAAAGATACGATGGATTAATTAGCACCATTAATTACATATTTATCTACTATATTGCGGTTAATTTCTTAAGACAACGCAAATATCTTAAAAGAACTGTTGCTGTTATTAGTTTTGCTGGGGTTTTAGTGGCTGGTTGTGGGATATTGCAATCTTATGGAATTGATTTAACCAGATGGGAGTCAGGGATAATCTCGACAATGGGCAATCCTAATTTCTTAGGGGGCTATTTAGCCATAGTCTTTTTTCTCCCTTTAACTTTATTTTTCCTTGTATCTTCAAAAAAGATTGGAAATCCAAAATCCCAAATTCCCAAAAGTCAAGTAATGAAAATCATCTTTTTAGGGATTTCTTTAGTCAGTCTCCTCTTAATTTATAAATGCTTTTCTTTACTTGCACATCGAGGAGGAGCACTGGGACTTGGTGCCGGCATACTTTTGTTTGGAATCCTATTGGCAAAACAATTTCTTAAAAATAAGATGAGGACGATAGTGATTTTAAGCGTGATGTGTCTGGCAACAATCTTATTTTTTATCAAAGGGCAGTCAGGTTTAGTTCAAAAATTTACCTCAACCATTGCCGTAGAAAAAGAAGAAGGCAAGGCAATCCCAACTCTAAAATTTACCTCAACGGCTGAAACAAGATTCTATATCTGGCAGACAGGATTGGAGATTATAAAAAAATATCCTTTGTTAGGAGTAGGTCCGGATGCTTTAAGGATGGCTTCAACTCAATGTGAGAAGATTGAATTTATTCGCACCGAAGGAGGAAGAAATTGCCTGATTGATAAGGCTCATATGGAAGTGTTAGATATGGCTATAACTCGTGGGTTATTAGGTTTAGCCGCTTACTTCTGGATTATAATTTTACTATTTGTAGTTGTATATAAAACCTATTCCTCAATTAAAGAAGAAAACAGGATTTTATTAGTCGGGGTCTTATCGGCTGTGCTTTCTTATCTTGTTCAGAATGAGGTTGGTTTTGGAATTATCGCGACTTCTTCCTTATTCTGGTTATTATTAGGAATGGCAATACCAATAGCCATACCCAAACCTCAATTCACAAAGCCCTTTAAACTGCACATTCTTCCCCGTATTATCATTTGTTTCCCTTTATTGATATTAATTTATTATCTCATCTCATTATCGTTACGACCATATATTGCGGATATTTATTATAAAAATGGGTTGGCGATGATTTCACAGGGTAATATTGACCAGGCGATTGCCAGTTATGACCGTGCATTAGGATATAATCCGTTGGAAGAATTTTATTATGGTGAGGTTTTAAATGCCTATGATATGAAATTTAAACAAACTCAAGATATAGTCTGGTTAGATAAACTTATAGCTAAAGGGGAAGAGGCAGTCAGATGTAATCCTCTTCACGCATATTATTACAATCTTTTAAGTGCGGTTTATGGAGAGAAATATGTTCGGGGAGACCCAACTTACGCCGAGAAATCAATTGAGGCTTCTAAAAAGGCACTTAAATGTAAACCTCTATTTGCTGACCCATACAATAATATCGCCGCAATTTATGTTCGTCAGGAAAGATATGATGAAGCGATAAAAGAAATGGAGCAAGCCTCCCAACTTTTCCCCGATGACCCTAATTATCTCCGAATTTTAGGTGAACTATACCAGGTGAAAGCTCAGACAAATAAGGCAATAGACTTATTGAAAAAGGCGATTGAATATAATCCGCAAAATCCAGACCCTTATGCCAAACTGGGTAAGATTTACTTTGACCAAAAAAGATATAAAGAGGCAGAAACCCAGTTTAAAAAGGCAATCTCGTTAGATGCAAAAAATATCTTTGCCCGTAATAACTTAGGCACGATTTATATTAATCAACAGAGATTTAAAGAAGCAAGGTCTGAATTTGAGGCAGTCTTAAATGTTGCGCCAGGGGAAAATTATGCTCTGCAAATGCTGGCAATGATTAAAGGACACTAAATTTCAGGTGGTGTCTGAAAATAACGCTAATAGTGAAATCTATGCAGATTTGGTGTAAAAAAGGGGATAAGGAGATAAAGGGAGATATGGAGATTATTCATTGTAATTTCCAAAATTTTAGAATGAATTTATCTCCTTATCTCCATAATCCCCATATCTCCTTTTCTTACACTATTTCAACCTTTATGCTAGATTAAGACACCACCAAATTTCACCGTTTTTATAGTCAAGGAGTTAAATGATGAAACAGGTTTCTAAATTTGCTACTAATTGTGATAAATTTATTGTTGGTTGTCTAATGCTCATAGTATTTGGGATACCGTTATTTTTTGGCTTGAATGTTAATAGCCTTGATTTACAAAAAATAGCCTTTATGTGGACACTCTCGTTAATTATAGCCATTACCTGGATAACCAAAATTGTTTGGACAAGAGAATTTAACTTTGTCAGAACTCCACTTGATATTCCAATATTTGCCTTCTTGTTAGTAAGTATCCTGGCGACTATTTTCTCTATTCATCCCATCATTAGCCTGATTGGTTTTTATAGTCATCATGAAGGATTACTCATAGTCATTACCTACATCTTTTTATTCTATGGCGTGGTTAATTTTATAAATAAAGAATTAATGCCCTGGATGATGGATGTTATTATTCTTAGTGGGGTATTGGTGGCAGGTTATGGTATTATTCAACATTATGGTCTTGACCCGGTAAAATGGGAATTATTTATGGGCGGTCGAGTCTCATCAAGTCTGGGCAATCCAATTGGTTTCGGGAATCATATCGTTATGGTTTTAGGAATAGCGGTATGTTTATTTCTCTCCAAAGAGATTATTACCAGGCGAAAAACTAAGCAGATTCCATCATCAAAGAAAAAGAAAAAAATGATTTTAAAACCTGCCCAACAATACAAACCCATCGTAGAAATACCGTGGTGGATATATGGAATATGTATTGGTATAATTTTGTATGGGTTGGTTTTTTCTGGTAGTCGGGCGCCTTTTCTTGGTATGCTGGGTGGAATTGGAGTAATAGGAATTTTATTAGCTAAGAGAATAATTATCAAGAAGAAACAAGTTGGAATATTAGGAGTGATGTTTGTTGGTTATTTAGTGTTTTCCAATATAAATCCAGAGATTGCCATAATTGGCAGGTTCACAAGTATGCTTAAACCCC
This bacterium DNA region includes the following protein-coding sequences:
- a CDS encoding tetratricopeptide repeat protein, which codes for MNLSNFLKIGSEYCDKAIIWIVFLMILIIPLIFDPHITSFDLAKVTAMRILTLVIIGLWLLKLTFFAQEYQFIKTPLDLPILAFLIISIAATITGIHPIMSLVGEYKRYDGLISTINYIFIYYIAVNFLRQRKYLKRTVAVISFAGVLVAGCGILQSYGIDLTRWESGIISTMGNPNFLGGYLAIVFFLPLTLFFLVSSKKIGNPKSQIPKSQVMKIIFLGISLVSLLLIYKCFSLLAHRGGALGLGAGILLFGILLAKQFLKNKMRTIVILSVMCLATILFFIKGQSGLVQKFTSTIAVEKEEGKAIPTLKFTSTAETRFYIWQTGLEIIKKYPLLGVGPDALRMASTQCEKIEFIRTEGGRNCLIDKAHMEVLDMAITRGLLGLAAYFWIIILLFVVVYKTYSSIKEENRILLVGVLSAVLSYLVQNEVGFGIIATSSLFWLLLGMAIPIAIPKPQFTKPFKLHILPRIIICFPLLILIYYLISLSLRPYIADIYYKNGLAMISQGNIDQAIASYDRALGYNPLEEFYYGEVLNAYDMKFKQTQDIVWLDKLIAKGEEAVRCNPLHAYYYNLLSAVYGEKYVRGDPTYAEKSIEASKKALKCKPLFADPYNNIAAIYVRQERYDEAIKEMEQASQLFPDDPNYLRILGELYQVKAQTNKAIDLLKKAIEYNPQNPDPYAKLGKIYFDQKRYKEAETQFKKAISLDAKNIFARNNLGTIYINQQRFKEARSEFEAVLNVAPGENYALQMLAMIKGH